The Scomber japonicus isolate fScoJap1 chromosome 9, fScoJap1.pri, whole genome shotgun sequence genome includes a region encoding these proteins:
- the zgc:63587 gene encoding septin-2 — protein sequence MSQSGEKGKFPDAAGYVGFANLPNQVHRKSVKKGFEFTLMVVGESGLGKSTLINSLFLTDLYPERYIPGAAEKIERTVQIEASTVEIEERGVKLRLTVVDTPGYGDAINSQDCFKTIIQYIDNQFERYLHDESGLNRRHIVDNRVHCCFYFISPFGHGLKPLDVEFMKAIHSKVNIVPVIAKADTLTLKERDRLKRRILDEIAEHGIRIYQLPDADSDEDEEFKEQTRVLKASIPFAVIGSNQLIEVKGKKIRGRLYPWGVVEVENPEHNDFLKLRTMLVTHMQDLQEVTQDLHYENFRSERLKRAGRAVDEDVVDKDQILLQKEAELRRMQEMIAHMQAQMKMKSDE from the exons ATGTCTCAATCtggagaaaaagggaag TTCCCAGATGCAGCAGGTTATGTAGGGTTTGCCAACCTCCCAAACCAAGTGCACCGAAAATCTGTGAAAAAAGGGTTTGAATTCACCCTAATGGTTGTAG gggAGTCTGGTTTGGGCAAATCGACACTTATAAACAGCCTGTTTCTTACTGATCTCTACCCTGAACGCTACATCCCTGGTGCTGCAG AGAAGATTGAGAGGACGGTGCAAATTGAGGCGTCGACCGTGGAGATCGAAGAAAGAGGAGTGAAGCTTCGCCTAACCGTGGTCGACACCCCTGGATATGGAGATGCCATCAACAGCCAGGACTG CTTTAAGACCATCATCCAGTACATCGACAATCAGTTTGAGCGATACCTTCATGACGAGAGCGGGCTCAACCGAAGACACATAGTGGACAACAGGGTGCACTGCTGCTTCTATTTCATTTCTCCATTTGGACACGG TCTAAAGCCTCTGGATGTGGAATTTATGAAGGCCATCCACAGCAAAGTTAACATAGTCCCGGTCATCGCTAAGGctgacacactgacactgaAGGAGAGGGATCGCCTGAAGAGGAGG atcCTGGACGAGATCGCGGAGCACGGGATCAGAATTTATCAGCTACCTGATGCAGACtctgatgaggatgaggagttcAAGGAGCAGACGAGAGTCCTCAAG GCGAGCATTCCCTTTGCTGTGATTGGCTCCAACCAGCTGATTGAGGTAAAGGGAAAGAAGATCCGCGGCCGTCTTTACCCGTGGGGAGTTGTGGAGGTGGAGAATCCCGAGCACAATGACTTCCTCAAGCTCCGCACCATGCTTGT GACTCACATGCAAGACCTGCAGGAAGTCACTCAGGATCTGCATTATGAGAACTTCCGCTCAGAGAGGCTGAAGAGAGCGGGCAG AGCTGTGGATGAGGATGTGGTGGATAAGGACCAGATCCTGCTCCAGAAAGAGGCTGAG cTGAGGCGCATGCAAGAGATGATCGCTCACATGCAGGCACAGATGAAGATGAAATCAGATGAGTGA